In the genome of Alphaproteobacteria bacterium, one region contains:
- a CDS encoding ATP-binding protein, translating into MPQSQLIPRRELTENELEDALAECAREPIHIPGSIQPHGVMIVCDSSNYTIQQVSENLQSFFGVEAQTAIGKPLSDLLGNAVVKNLKQLVIEKEMNYSHSSLQTIDGTLYDVVAHISGDSLVYECEPLPDKKYLQTDFYYDEIRNFALHMQNTNSLDDLYSEVTNTIRAVTGFDRVKLYRFDEDWNGAVVAESKADFMPSYKGLHFPATDIPEQARKLYTQNYIRHIADISYSPVPLVPQNNPATQAPLDMSMSSLRSVSPVHIQYLDNMQVKASLSISILQNRKLWGLIACHHNSPHPLPHRLRMISEIMGHIFSAQLSTLEEMVGLEKREKRNLLIEKMNIALEYNHQIESLMQGRQQLAVEAMGADGMVINLGNYTFDSGSIPNKPAIKALLSWLRSNSPNAIYHTNDVAKLFKDIPELCHLRGGMLAAPISSRKNDCLIWFRNEIIEHVSWAGNPEKPIEKVKAGYRLTPRSSFELWKETVEHKSRNWRKEDVETAQSLARIILESEKLSAEESTQVKEEFLANMSHELRTPMNAIIGIVNILDMDKTLSDKQRDFVHTLKLSASSMLTLVNDLLDIAKVESKQMKLESKPFNMAETLEEVRSLMAVRASEQQIQLNINAPHKNELYFEGDPSRLRQVLLNLVGNAVKFTESGFVNITSRVRERKDGVATLRIEVVDSGIGMSEKQLKHIFEKFVQADDSISRRYGGTGLGLAITKHLVELMDGSIDVVSKENMGTKFTITLPLKEQPVSLAQPPSSDADKVISIESDRDKASKHGNDMLNSKKRILLAEDYEGNIIVALTLLQSMGYEVIVVKNGKDAIHKLEAEKFDLVLMDVQMPIMDGLMATKIIVEKQSKGEISPVPIVGMTAHALAGDQQRCLNAGMRGYISKPFDPDHLEDLILTHIKAS; encoded by the coding sequence ATGCCTCAGAGCCAATTAATACCCCGCAGAGAACTCACAGAAAACGAATTGGAAGACGCCCTTGCCGAATGCGCGAGAGAGCCTATTCATATTCCAGGATCAATCCAGCCACATGGGGTGATGATTGTGTGCGATAGCAGCAATTACACCATTCAACAGGTAAGTGAGAATCTGCAATCTTTCTTTGGAGTAGAGGCACAAACTGCTATAGGTAAGCCACTATCCGATCTGCTGGGTAATGCCGTAGTTAAAAACCTTAAGCAGCTTGTTATCGAAAAAGAGATGAATTATTCCCACTCATCTTTGCAAACCATTGATGGCACTTTATACGATGTGGTCGCGCATATATCCGGCGACTCGCTGGTATATGAATGTGAGCCGCTACCGGATAAAAAATATCTGCAAACAGATTTTTACTACGATGAAATTCGTAATTTTGCTCTGCATATGCAAAACACCAATAGCCTTGATGATCTGTATAGCGAGGTTACCAATACTATCCGCGCCGTCACTGGTTTTGACCGTGTGAAGCTCTATCGTTTTGACGAGGACTGGAATGGTGCCGTGGTGGCAGAATCTAAGGCAGATTTTATGCCAAGCTATAAGGGGTTGCATTTTCCGGCTACCGATATTCCAGAACAAGCGCGTAAATTATATACACAAAATTATATTCGCCATATTGCCGATATCAGCTATAGCCCTGTGCCGTTGGTGCCGCAAAACAACCCCGCCACACAAGCGCCGCTGGATATGAGTATGTCTAGTCTGCGCAGTGTGTCTCCAGTGCATATTCAGTATTTGGATAATATGCAGGTGAAAGCATCGCTTTCGATTTCGATTTTACAAAACCGTAAGTTATGGGGCTTAATTGCCTGTCACCATAACAGCCCGCATCCGCTACCACACCGGCTGCGGATGATTAGTGAAATTATGGGGCATATTTTCTCGGCGCAACTCTCTACATTGGAAGAAATGGTGGGGCTGGAAAAGCGCGAGAAGCGGAATTTGCTTATAGAAAAAATGAATATCGCCCTCGAGTATAATCACCAGATTGAAAGTTTGATGCAGGGCAGACAACAATTGGCAGTAGAAGCTATGGGCGCCGATGGTATGGTGATTAATTTAGGGAACTATACCTTTGATTCAGGAAGTATCCCAAACAAACCTGCTATTAAAGCGTTATTGTCTTGGCTGCGTAGCAATTCGCCTAATGCTATTTATCATACCAATGATGTAGCCAAGCTTTTTAAAGATATTCCCGAGTTATGCCATTTGCGTGGCGGGATGCTGGCCGCACCTATCAGTTCGCGCAAAAACGATTGTCTCATTTGGTTTCGCAATGAAATTATTGAGCATGTATCATGGGCGGGAAACCCAGAAAAACCAATAGAAAAGGTTAAGGCTGGTTACCGCCTGACGCCTCGTAGTTCGTTCGAACTATGGAAAGAAACTGTAGAGCATAAATCCCGTAATTGGCGCAAGGAGGATGTAGAGACTGCACAAAGTCTTGCGCGAATCATTCTCGAAAGTGAGAAGCTAAGCGCAGAGGAATCCACACAGGTGAAAGAAGAGTTTTTGGCAAATATGAGCCATGAGCTACGCACACCCATGAATGCCATCATTGGCATTGTGAATATACTGGATATGGATAAAACCCTTAGCGACAAACAGCGCGACTTTGTGCATACATTAAAGCTTAGTGCCAGTTCTATGCTGACATTGGTAAATGATTTATTGGACATTGCCAAGGTGGAATCGAAGCAAATGAAGCTAGAGAGCAAGCCGTTTAATATGGCAGAAACATTAGAAGAAGTGCGCAGCTTGATGGCGGTACGTGCAAGCGAGCAGCAGATACAACTGAATATCAACGCGCCGCATAAAAATGAATTATATTTCGAAGGCGACCCTTCACGCTTGCGGCAGGTATTGTTGAATTTGGTGGGTAACGCTGTAAAGTTTACTGAGTCGGGCTTTGTAAATATCACCTCACGCGTGCGTGAGCGCAAAGATGGTGTGGCGACTCTGCGTATCGAGGTGGTAGACTCTGGCATTGGCATGAGCGAAAAACAGCTTAAACATATTTTCGAAAAATTTGTTCAGGCCGATGATAGCATTTCGCGGCGCTATGGTGGCACAGGGCTGGGGCTTGCAATCACCAAGCATTTGGTAGAGCTTATGGACGGGTCTATTGATGTGGTGAGTAAAGAAAATATGGGTACAAAATTTACGATAACTTTGCCGCTTAAAGAACAGCCGGTGTCATTGGCACAGCCACCAAGTAGCGATGCAGATAAAGTGATTTCAATTGAAAGCGATCGTGATAAAGCATCTAAACATGGTAATGATATGCTAAATAGCAAAAAACGGATTTTATTGGCCGAAGATTACGAAGGCAATATTATTGTAGCGCTCACCTTATTGCAAAGCATGGGCTATGAAGTGATTGTGGTGAAAAATGGTAAAGATGCTATCCATAAGCTTGAAGCAGAAAAATTCGACCTGGTGCTGATGGATGTGCAAATGCCCATTATGGATGGGCTGATGGCAACAAAAATTATCGTAGAAAAACAATCAAAAGGTGAAATTTCTCCAGTGCCCATAGTAGGTATGACTGCACATGCGCTTGCAGGAGATCAGCAGCGTTGCCTTAATGCGGGTATGCGCGGATATATTTCAAAACCTTTCGACCCCGATCATCTGGAAGATTTGATTTTAACGCATATTAAAGCCAGCTAG
- a CDS encoding biliverdin-producing heme oxygenase: protein MAATLDSAPYMLDISLHNALKEATHEQHEALHQHPLLKGLATGKISRLQWLKALQAFYCFYRVYEPAMQNYAQFEQAPVMQWLEQDLQNLALNIPSEINSFPLVQIDDISKAVGYLYVKQGSTLGGQVISKKLRHSLGLEAGKEQMFFYGYGSETGKKWKLFLSQISEIENNIDREVTINTARLLFTHLASICDSVCQQDNTCLRAN, encoded by the coding sequence ATGGCCGCCACCCTAGATTCTGCACCCTATATGTTAGATATATCGTTACATAATGCGCTAAAAGAAGCCACGCATGAACAACATGAAGCCCTGCACCAACATCCATTATTAAAAGGATTGGCAACGGGGAAGATTAGCCGTTTGCAATGGCTGAAGGCGCTACAGGCATTTTATTGCTTTTATCGGGTATATGAGCCTGCTATGCAAAATTATGCCCAATTCGAGCAGGCACCTGTTATGCAATGGCTGGAGCAGGATTTGCAGAATCTGGCGCTTAATATTCCCTCAGAAATAAATTCTTTCCCCTTAGTGCAAATTGATGATATTTCTAAGGCGGTAGGATATTTATACGTTAAACAAGGATCTACCTTGGGCGGGCAGGTGATATCTAAAAAACTGCGGCACTCTCTGGGACTGGAAGCCGGTAAAGAACAAATGTTTTTTTATGGCTATGGTTCAGAAACAGGAAAAAAGTGGAAACTGTTTTTGAGTCAAATCTCAGAAATAGAAAATAACATAGACCGCGAAGTTACAATAAACACGGCAAGATTACTTTTCACGCATTTAGCATCTATTTGCGACAGTGTTTGCCAACAGGATAATACATGCCTCAGAGCCAATTAA